Part of the Vicinamibacterales bacterium genome is shown below.
CCGTCCGCGCCAACAAGCTGCAGGCGTACCGCGTCAACGGTGGTCGCCGCGTCCGATTCCGCGCCGTCGATCTCGACCGCTGGCTTGAAGCCGCGCCCATCAATGAGGCAGCGTCGTGACCAAGAACTGGACTCTCGTAGCGGTGCGTGATACGGGCACGTACTGCCAGGCGTGCGGCGCCAAGATCCGATGGGCGTTTCACCTCGAGCAGGGCAGCCTGCGCAAGATTGTCGGGAGTGAGTGCGTCAAGTCCCACCTCGATAGATGCGACCCGCAGACCGCACTCGCGTTCGTGAAGGGGAAGTGGCGCGCGCGTCGCAATTACTTCTACAAGCGCGTCGCCGGAGAGACCTACGTGGTCGGCCCGATGCGCGGAGGTGGATGGTACGCGGCCCGCGCACCCTACGGCGTCACGGGCGCGAAGTGGGAGTTTCTCCGAAGCAATCTCCCGACGTATGACGCGGCGGTGCAGTTTCTTGCGGGGGTGGGACGATGACTGTCCCGACGTTCCTCACCGTCAACGCGTCGGCGATCCCCGACACCCTCAAGATCGAACGCCGCTGGATGTGCTGGCGCTCCGTCTGGAGCGACAAGGACGGCAAGCAGGGTCGCTGGATCAAGCTGCCATGCCAGACGAACGGCCACGCCGCCAAGCCGAATGATCCCTCCACGTGGACGTCGTTCGGTGAAGCGCTCGACGCGTACCGTACCGCCATGTTCACCGGCATCGGCTTCGCCTTGGGCGACGGCTGGGCGGGCATCGATCTCGACGACTGTATCGCCGCTGACGGCAGCGTCGTTCCCGAGGCCGCCGGCGCAGTCGCCCGTCTCGATGAGTGCGCCGCGTACTACGAACTCTCCCCGAGCGGCACCGGCCTGAAGGTGATCGGCCGAGCGTCCCGCTACGGCGGCGAGGTGAAGTTCAGCATGACGCCGCCGGCCTTCACCACGTGGGCGGGCGCGCGGTTCATCGCCATCACTGGCGCGGCTTGCTGCCACGCCGATGTCGCGACGCCCTCAACCGATCTGACGCCGCTGATCGAGAACTGGTTCACCGTGCAGCATTCTCCCGGGATGCGCGGCCCGGTGCCGTCCTGGCTGCGCATCGGCGATAC
Proteins encoded:
- a CDS encoding helix-turn-helix domain-containing protein, translating into MTSAPNATVWLTPKEAETYARCDVATLRRAVRANKLQAYRVNGGRRVRFRAVDLDRWLEAAPINEAAS